The genomic stretch GAAACTTGGCGTCATATCACAACGGCGTTGGGACGACGGCATGAAAGAATTGAAAGAAGCCGTTGATGAAGGCGTTCTCGGAAATCTGGTGCAAGGCGAGGCGTATGTCAAATGGTTCCGCACCCAAGATTATTACGACGGCGGCGCCTGGCGCGGCACATGGGACATTGACGGCGGCGGCTGCCTGATGAATCAGGGCGTCCATACCGTCGATTGCTTCCAGTGGGTGATGGGGCCGGTCGTGAGCGTCACCGCCCAGACTGCCTGCCTCGCGCATGATCGCATTGAAGTCGAAGACGTTGCCTATGCGATGCTTAAATTCAAAAATGGCTCGATGGGCGCCATCATCGCATCGACTGCTGCTTACCCTGGCATGGATGAACGCATCGAAGTCACAGGGACCAACGGCACCATGATAATGAACAAGAGTTCGATTACGCTTCGTGAGATTCGCGGCGAAAAAAATGCCGATGCAGACGAAGCCGTCGAACGCGGCAGCGGCGCCGCTGATCCGCAGGCGATCACCAATGAAGGCCACGTCGCCCAGATCAAAGACTTCTGCGAAGCGGTGTTAAATAACCGCAAGCCGATGATTGACGGCAGCGAGGGACGGCGTCCGTTAGAGATCATTCTTGCGGTCTATGAATCAGCAAAGACAGGCAAGACCGTCAAACTTCCGTTGAAGCCCAAAGGGCGCACAGGTGTCAAAAAGAAGACGGCCAGAAAAAAATAATCAGCGTTTCAAAAACTCTGAAAGGGCTTTCGCAATCGCGGAAGCCCTTTTTCATGAAAGCAAGTCATGGAACGGTTACGCATTCTCCATGTAACAAGCGAATGTGGTTGGCGCGGCGGCGAAAACCAGTTGTTGCTATTACTTCGCCAGCAGCGCAAATTGGGGCACAGCGCCGCCTTGGCTGCGCCGCCAGGGTCAACAATCGCAGACAAATTCCTGCAAGAAGGCGGAGTTTTTTCACTAAAACAGCGCTCTGACTTGGATATTTTCGCCGCATGGGAATTATCGCACATCATGCAAGCGCATGAATGCGAGGTCATCCATGCGCATACGGGCCGCGCTCATGCAATCGCGGCGTTCGCGAACCGGTTTAACAAGAGAAATATCCCCCTTATTGTTTCCCGCCGGGTTTCGTTCTCATTAAAAAATTCGCCGTGGAACCGATTAAAATATCAATCTGCAGACCACTTCATTCCCGTATCAAATGCCGCGCGTACGCCACTATTACAAATAGGCGTGAACGAAAAGGCGATAACAATTATTCCAGACGGCGTTGACGCGGACATGCTTGAGAGAAAATCGAGACCGGGCATTCGTGAAGAATTCGGAATTTCAGAAAGCGCGTTTGTCGTTGGCAATGTTGCGCATTGTGAACTCAATAAGAACCAAGCGCTTATTTTGGATGCAGCGCCGGAGATCATTCAAGCGCATCCAGGCATTCAATTTATTATGGTTGGCGACGGCAAAGAACTCAATTCGTTGAAGCAAAAAACCGCTGAATTAGGCGTTAAAGACAACTTCATCTTTCCCGGATTCAGAAACGATATTGAGCGCTTTTATCAGGCGTTCGATTGCTTTGTCATTACTTCTCTCGAAGAAGGATTATGTAGTTCGATTTTGGAAGCGCAGTGCTGCGGCGTCCCTGTGGTTGCTACGAGAGCCGGTGGCATTCCAGAAATCATCGAAGATAAAAATACGGGATTATTGATTGATAAGAGCGACAAAACAGGCCTTGTTGATGCACTCACCAAAATACTAAATGATAGGGAATTTTCCGCGAACCTTGGCTTAGCCGGAAAAAATTCCGTATTGCAAAACTTCACGATAGAGATCATTGCCGAACAAACGCTGGACGTTTACAGAAAAGTGATCCGCCAGAAGTAAATTTGGGCGGGAACGCTCCCGCCCAAATATTTCGATCAATTGTGCAGTCCTGCTTCACGCACTTCTGATGGATCAAAAATCACGATTTCATACCAGGGCGCCAAGGGGCCGTTCATCAGGTCTATGGCGAATCCACCGTCGATGTCTTTCGTCGCGTTTTCCACTTCGCCTGCGCGTTGGCCTTGTTCATCCAACGCATAAATTTTGGCTTCAACGCCTGGGCGTTCCCATTCGATACGAAGAGGAACAGTTTCAATCAACGGCGGGCCGTCGCCCCATTGATTGCCGACGGATGTCTTGGTTTCGTCTTTCCAAACCATACCTTTGTTTTCGGAGTATCCCGTCGCCATTAACAACCAATGGTCGCCCTCGTTGTCGCTTTTCATCAGGCTTAAAAGGACGTTCGCCCAATTCTGGACCGTATCGCCGACCGTTAAAACAACGCCGTCTTGCAAGTCGATGAGCCGCCCAGGATTAAACCCGATAAACCCTTTCGTTTGGTCCGCCATCAATTGGTAATACGCATTCACGCCTTTTTTACGAAACTGAATTTCTTCCGTATCCGTTTCAAGCAAGACGGTCGAGGTCGATGTTTCAGGGTTCTCGATTGTCTGCGCTTCATCCACCACGCGCACAGCCGTTCGATGCGTATATGGAGCGAAAGCGTTCACATCGGTATCGAGCAGCGGGCGCGTCCACAGAGAACCGTTGCGATCAAAGATGTGATCTAGATAGGTCTCTTTCTGTAATATGCCAATGACGGGGTCGCGGCCAATTTCAATGTCGCCGCGAAGCAACAGGTTTGCCGCGATAGGCATACACATCATCTTGGGCGTGTTGCCTGTGAAATCAAAAAAACTGTCTATGCTGCGATCGGGGTAGTTGGTGTTGTGGCTGTACGAATAATAAAAAATGCCGTCCCAATCTTGAAACGCCGCATAGGCAGCCAGCAACGGGACGCCTTCGGATGCGTACACATTCGGCGATGGATGATTATATTCAGACACCGTATAGGGCCGACCTTCGATGCGCGACTGCATCATGTGAAGCAGGGAATTGTCGAGCGTATCGACAATGGAATCGTTCTGGATAACCCAGTCTACGGAGTCCCATGAATTATTGGGGAAACTGGGATGGCGCCAGTAAGCGTGGTCGTCGATGTAATCATGCGGCAATTGCGACAGCAGCGTACTGAAGCCCATCTGGCTTCCAGTAATGAGCGATTTGACGCCAAGATCATTGCGTAAGTAATCGTGCATCTCCTGGTTGTATTGCGTTTCGCGTTCAACCAGAAATTCATACCAATCGCGCTTGGCTTGAACTGTGCGGCGGGCGAATATGTCACGGCGCATCCAAGCAACGCTGCCGTCTTCAAGCGTTTCGCCTTGCGGCAAACCGTCAAAGCTGCTTTCGGTAAGGGAGATTCGCGAAGCGGATATACTGCCGAGTTGTCCGCCGAATCCGGTGATATCCATACGCGCGTTTGAATCGCCTTGGCCTGAGCTAAACAGAAATTCAAACCGCTGCCACTCGCGGGTCAAATTCGCCGACAGGGTCGAATCTAAAAATTGCCAGGGATCATGGTTTTGCCGAATTCCAATATCCACGGTTCGCGGGCGGCTGGCTTTCATCCACAAGTCGGCCTTATACACTTTTTCCGGTTCGATGTTCAATCCAGAATAGATCAATTGAACATACCAACTTTGGTCGCCGACTTGGGTAACCTCAACATTCATCGCCGAATCGCCGTCGGGGCCGTCATTCGCAATCGTTTTTGTCCCCTTGCCATTTTCCGCTTGTTGCAGGTTCCATCCAGCCAGCCCGCGCGTGAGTTTTTCTTCACCCGACCCGGCGCTGGGCGCTTGCCAGGCGGCGCGCAAGGCGTCTGTGTTTGAATAGCGACCTTGGAGAAATTCGTTCCAGTCATTTTGCAGGTAGGCCATATATGATTCAGGCGTATTGTCCAAATCATTGTTTCGCCATGCGTTTAACAACCCGGCTTCGTTGTTGATTTCAACCAGCGCTACGACAGGGTCATCAACGTACCGCAATCCTGTGTAGGGGTTCGTTCGTCCTAAATAATCGCTGGCAAATTCCTTCTGCAGTTCAATCATTCGGGGAACAAAATGATCTGGCCCCTTGTCGTAGGTCGGCAAACGATCAGTTTGTTCAAAGCCGTCGCCGTTTATCACTTCGCGCCCGACTTTCAAATTCAAGTTGACGTAGATGCCGTTCTTTTTTAGTTCTGAAATAAAATAATCGAGCCGGTCAATCACGTCCGGGTCGAGCTGTTGCTTATCGGACGTGCCTTCTTTCCATACGCCGTTGGGGGCGCGTAAAGAATCGTGATGATGAATGCGAACGCAGTTGATCCCGTATTTCGCTAACCGCGACGCGACGCCTTCCGCGATGTCTTTCGGTGGAAACCCGCCCGAGAAAGAGGTGTTCATTCCTAGAAAACGAATGCGTTTTCCCTCGCCGTCTACCATGCGTCCATTTTCATCAGTATGGACAAATCCATGCTTGCCCGCAGGCTTTTCTAAGAGGCTGGACACATTGGTAATGCTCTCGGAGCCGTCATTCCAAGGCAATGTGAAGGGCGTGAGTTGTTGAGATTGAATTGAGAGGTTGAATGCCATGATGCTTGTGATGATGACCATCAGTAGACATTGAATGCGCTGTAGCATGAGGCGCCTTCCTTTCTTCGCCAAGATGATTTGTTAACAATTGTATCGTTGTGGTTCGAGTTCTCACTAACGCCGTCTAAAATTGTATGTAATGTAAAATGTTTCCGTAAGCGCAAGAAGAACATTATTGTGCGCTTGCGGGCGAATTGGAGCGTTTCTATGGTTCGTATGAACCGGAAATCTAAGAAAACATTGGTTGTGTCTGAAGATGGCGTGGGTCAAACAAAACACGTCATTGAATTTCAATATCAAGATACAACCGATATGCAAACCACCTGGTCTCCACAGATGGATATCTATGAAACGGAAGACGACTTGGTGATCTTAGTAGAAGCGGCTGGATTGCGGGAAGGTTCGTTACAATTGCACGCCGTCAATAACCGTTTGATTTTGGGAGGAGAGCGTAATCTAAATGAAGAAGCGCCCATCAGCCGATATCACCAGTTAGAGATTCAATTTACGCCATTTCAAAAAACGATCATTCTTCCGGGCAACATTAGTGAAAAACATGTAAATGCGGAATATAAGAACGGCCTTCTATCAATTCGCGTGAAAAAAAGGTATATCAAATAGCAAATACCATGAACGATATCATCGAAGAAAAACCTGATAAGCAGGAAGCCATTCAAATTCCCGAATGGTTGCCAGCCGTTCCGTTGCATAATGCGGTTTTGTTTCCCGGCGCAACCGCGCCGATTGCAATATCGAGCGAAGAAGCGGTGCAGGCAATTGAACTGGCCGCCAAAGGAAACCGCTTGTTTGCCGCCGTTACTTCGAAAGCGGACGACACCGACCCCGTAGAGTCAATCAACGAGATTTACCGAATCGGCACCGCAGCGTTTATCATCCGCATGATGCGCGGCCCGGAAGACGTGACCCAACTGGTCACGCGCGGCGTCTCAAAAGTTAAAATCCATTCGCTGTCCATGCGCGACGGCATCCCCTGGGTCAAAGTCAGCGTTATCCCCGAAGCCGTTGAACGCAGCAGCGCCATCGAAGCGCTGATGCGGCAGTTGGCGGAGCGTGAAGAGGAACTGATTCGCAATTCGCCAGGCATTCCAAGCGAGTTAGAAGGACTGCCCACTTCATTACAGAACCCACACCGTTTGGCGTATATGGGGCTGAGTTTAACCCGCAGCGATAAACATGCGCTGCAAAAAGTCTATCAAGTTAAAACTTTAGAACGCAAACTCAAATTGGCCTTAAAAGAAGTCGCCCGTGAACTCGAAATTGTTGATTTGGGCGGAAAAATCCAAAACGAAATTGAAACCAAACTCAGCCAAACGGAAAAAGAGTATTACCTGCGCGAACAATTGCGCGCCATCCGTAAAGAGCTAGGCGAAGCGGATGATGAAAACCAGGAAATTGATTTAATCCGTGAACAAATCGAAACCACGCCGCTGCCCGAGTATGTGTTGGAGAAAGTCGAATCCGAATTGAAACGATTCGAACGGATGCCGAACAGTTCGCCGGAATATCCCATGCAACGGACCTATCTCGAGTGGTTGCTGGAATATCCCTGGTTAAGAAACACCCAAGATAAAATCGATATCCGCAAGGCGGAACGCATTCTCAACGAAGACCATTACAACATCAAACAAGTCAAAGAGCGCATTCTTGAATATCTGGCCGTGCGAAAATTAAACCCTAATATCAAAGGGCCGATTCTTTGTTTTGTCGGCCCGCCCGGGGTAGGAAAAACCTCACTGGGGCAGTCCATTGCCCGTGCATTGGGGCGCAAGTTCGCGCGGCTTTCATTGGGCGGCGTACACGACGAAGCGGAAATTCGTGGACACCGACGAACTTATATCGGTGCTATGCCCGGCGCCATTATTCAGCAAATTAAGCGTTCTCGCACCAATAACCCAGTGTTTATGTTAGATGAAATCGACAAAATCGGACGCGATTTTCGCGGCGATCCTTCATCGGCCTTGCTCGAAGTGTTAGACCCGGCGCAAAACCACGCTTTCCGCGACCATTATATGGAAATCGACATCGACCTAAGCCAAGTCTTATTTATCGCGACGGCGAACGTGCCCGACCGTATCCAACCGCCGTTGCGCGACCGCATGGAAGAAATCCGCCTGGCGGGGTATACGACGCATGAAAAAGAGCAAATCGCGTTACGGTATCTTGTCCCTCGCGCCGTGAAAGAAAATGGTCTCAACCAAGGCGACCTGCAATTTGGGCAAGGCGCTCTCGAACAACTAATTCGCGGCTACACGCGAGAGGCGGGCGTCCGTAATTTAGAACGACGATTGTTTGCGGTTGCGCGTAAAATTGCCGTAAAGAAAACACGCAACAAATGGCGTCGGGTCAAAATTACCAAGGCGCGTTTGAATGAAGTTCTCGGCCCCATTCAGTTCACCGAAGAAGTGGCGCAACGGACCGCGCGTCCCGGCGTGGCAACCGGATTGGCTTGGACGTCAGTCGGCGGCGAAATTCTGTTCGTTGAAGCGCTTCCCGTACGCGGCGGCAAGGGAATTCTGCTGACGGGAAAACTGGGCGACGTTATGAAAGAATCGGCGCGCGCGGCGATTTCGGTCATCAAATCGCGAAGCCGACACCTGGGCATCGACGAGAAATTTTTTAAAGAGAATGAACTTCACCTTCACGTCCCCGCTGGCGCAGTCCCAAAAGACGGGCCATCAGCGGGCGTAACCATGGCGACAGCGGTCGCGTCTGCGGCCTTAAGAAAACCCGTCCGCCCCGATCTCGCCATGACGGGAGAGATCACGCTCTCCGGTCAAGTTTTGCCTGTTGGCGGGATCAAAGAAAAAATAATTGCCGCCCACCGCGCTGGAATCAAAACAATCA from Candidatus Hinthialibacter antarcticus encodes the following:
- the lon gene encoding endopeptidase La, translated to MNDIIEEKPDKQEAIQIPEWLPAVPLHNAVLFPGATAPIAISSEEAVQAIELAAKGNRLFAAVTSKADDTDPVESINEIYRIGTAAFIIRMMRGPEDVTQLVTRGVSKVKIHSLSMRDGIPWVKVSVIPEAVERSSAIEALMRQLAEREEELIRNSPGIPSELEGLPTSLQNPHRLAYMGLSLTRSDKHALQKVYQVKTLERKLKLALKEVARELEIVDLGGKIQNEIETKLSQTEKEYYLREQLRAIRKELGEADDENQEIDLIREQIETTPLPEYVLEKVESELKRFERMPNSSPEYPMQRTYLEWLLEYPWLRNTQDKIDIRKAERILNEDHYNIKQVKERILEYLAVRKLNPNIKGPILCFVGPPGVGKTSLGQSIARALGRKFARLSLGGVHDEAEIRGHRRTYIGAMPGAIIQQIKRSRTNNPVFMLDEIDKIGRDFRGDPSSALLEVLDPAQNHAFRDHYMEIDIDLSQVLFIATANVPDRIQPPLRDRMEEIRLAGYTTHEKEQIALRYLVPRAVKENGLNQGDLQFGQGALEQLIRGYTREAGVRNLERRLFAVARKIAVKKTRNKWRRVKITKARLNEVLGPIQFTEEVAQRTARPGVATGLAWTSVGGEILFVEALPVRGGKGILLTGKLGDVMKESARAAISVIKSRSRHLGIDEKFFKENELHLHVPAGAVPKDGPSAGVTMATAVASAALRKPVRPDLAMTGEITLSGQVLPVGGIKEKIIAAHRAGIKTIMMPKRNEKDLEEIDKSIRKELTFIFAEMIEDVLKEALDSSKPKRRTTSKKRTSRKQTSRSRS
- a CDS encoding Hsp20/alpha crystallin family protein, with amino-acid sequence MVRMNRKSKKTLVVSEDGVGQTKHVIEFQYQDTTDMQTTWSPQMDIYETEDDLVILVEAAGLREGSLQLHAVNNRLILGGERNLNEEAPISRYHQLEIQFTPFQKTIILPGNISEKHVNAEYKNGLLSIRVKKRYIK
- a CDS encoding carbohydrate binding domain-containing protein; translation: MLQRIQCLLMVIITSIMAFNLSIQSQQLTPFTLPWNDGSESITNVSSLLEKPAGKHGFVHTDENGRMVDGEGKRIRFLGMNTSFSGGFPPKDIAEGVASRLAKYGINCVRIHHHDSLRAPNGVWKEGTSDKQQLDPDVIDRLDYFISELKKNGIYVNLNLKVGREVINGDGFEQTDRLPTYDKGPDHFVPRMIELQKEFASDYLGRTNPYTGLRYVDDPVVALVEINNEAGLLNAWRNNDLDNTPESYMAYLQNDWNEFLQGRYSNTDALRAAWQAPSAGSGEEKLTRGLAGWNLQQAENGKGTKTIANDGPDGDSAMNVEVTQVGDQSWYVQLIYSGLNIEPEKVYKADLWMKASRPRTVDIGIRQNHDPWQFLDSTLSANLTREWQRFEFLFSSGQGDSNARMDITGFGGQLGSISASRISLTESSFDGLPQGETLEDGSVAWMRRDIFARRTVQAKRDWYEFLVERETQYNQEMHDYLRNDLGVKSLITGSQMGFSTLLSQLPHDYIDDHAYWRHPSFPNNSWDSVDWVIQNDSIVDTLDNSLLHMMQSRIEGRPYTVSEYNHPSPNVYASEGVPLLAAYAAFQDWDGIFYYSYSHNTNYPDRSIDSFFDFTGNTPKMMCMPIAANLLLRGDIEIGRDPVIGILQKETYLDHIFDRNGSLWTRPLLDTDVNAFAPYTHRTAVRVVDEAQTIENPETSTSTVLLETDTEEIQFRKKGVNAYYQLMADQTKGFIGFNPGRLIDLQDGVVLTVGDTVQNWANVLLSLMKSDNEGDHWLLMATGYSENKGMVWKDETKTSVGNQWGDGPPLIETVPLRIEWERPGVEAKIYALDEQGQRAGEVENATKDIDGGFAIDLMNGPLAPWYEIVIFDPSEVREAGLHN
- a CDS encoding glycosyltransferase family 4 protein, which encodes MERLRILHVTSECGWRGGENQLLLLLRQQRKLGHSAALAAPPGSTIADKFLQEGGVFSLKQRSDLDIFAAWELSHIMQAHECEVIHAHTGRAHAIAAFANRFNKRNIPLIVSRRVSFSLKNSPWNRLKYQSADHFIPVSNAARTPLLQIGVNEKAITIIPDGVDADMLERKSRPGIREEFGISESAFVVGNVAHCELNKNQALILDAAPEIIQAHPGIQFIMVGDGKELNSLKQKTAELGVKDNFIFPGFRNDIERFYQAFDCFVITSLEEGLCSSILEAQCCGVPVVATRAGGIPEIIEDKNTGLLIDKSDKTGLVDALTKILNDREFSANLGLAGKNSVLQNFTIEIIAEQTLDVYRKVIRQK